In Luxibacter massiliensis, the genomic stretch GGCTTGTTGTTTCTAAGGTGTGCTTTCGCAGCCATCAGTGCAGGGGTATCTGTTATGCCATTGGCAAGTTTAGCTATAGTGTTGCCTGTGCATGGGAATAAAACAAGGATATCCAGCAGACTGCCCGGTCCAATAGGCTCGGCCTCGGAGATTGTGGTCATAGGACGTATCCCTGTGATTTTCTCTGCTTTTGCAATAAAGTCTGCAGCCTTACCAAAACGGCTGTCTATAGTCTGTGCGGCGTCTGAAAAGACAGTCTGTACAACAGCGCCTTCCTCTGCCAGTTTCTGAAGTTCCGTGAAAACTTTTTCAAACGTACAGAAGGAGCCTGTAAAAGCTACTCCAATATTTTTACCTTTTAAAGACATGATAATCACTCCTTTGGTTATGAGGGGTTGGATAACAGGTAACATAGTTCATGAGATTAGTGAATGGGGTCATTGTCTGCCGGAAGCTGCGGCAGACTCAATCACTTTTCTAATTGCCTCTGCAGAGGAAGCAGGTGCATATTTCCCAGGAAGGCCGGG encodes the following:
- a CDS encoding dipicolinate synthase subunit B codes for the protein MSLKGKNIGVAFTGSFCTFEKVFTELQKLAEEGAVVQTVFSDAAQTIDSRFGKAADFIAKAEKITGIRPMTTISEAEPIGPGSLLDILVLFPCTGNTIAKLANGITDTPALMAAKAHLRNNKPLLISVSTNDALGMNMKNIGLLLNAKNIYFIPFGQDNPSKKPNSMVAHTELLVPSIEAALAGRQLQPVIC